The DNA region TTTAAGAATAATCCTTGGTGTTCCGGaataaaaatgagtgttttaGAATATGTATGTTTTAGAAATATTCCCAAAAATGAGCCTCAGTGTTCTAGAAGTTTTTAGTATTAGTGTTCTAGAATGAATCCCAACATTCCACAATCCATcggaaaaaaatcaactgtttttattatacCAAGAATCCTTTACATACTGAGAAAAAGACATCAATAtggccccaaaaaaacatttgtatacccttgtatttattttgtaatgcagATCAATGGCAAATAATTTAtgtgcaaaatgcaaatgatctttttttcagGCTCAAGAAGTACATTCACAGCACAGGTGTACAGTTCACAGCATCACTTAAAAAGAACTGAGGCCACGTGGCACTGCGCAAATTAAAAAGGATCACTTGAAGCATgattgttcctttttttgtcaaaatactcATGACATGAAAAGAATGCACATAAAAAGGATGAAACAAAAGCGGCAGCTCAAAGAAGCCTTCGACGATTTTTGTCCAGAGACTTTTAAAGTCATCATGTAATCCATTATCTTTCCTGTGTACGTAgatgcagtttcacattaatttCCGCTAAAGCTCTCACTCGCCTCCTCTTTGAAAACATGATCCGTGTCTAAATCTTGTGACTGAGTTCTTAGCTCGTCCACAATCCCAGACACGCTGCCCAACAGGCCGCGCATCCCGTCCTCCATCTCCCCGTGAAAATCAACCTCCTCCACTTTCACTTGTCCGCCCGTTGCGAGGAAAGCCTCCCCGTCTTCAAACCCATAGCTGTAGCTGTCATCTATATCTGCTGCGGCGGTgcttgtgttgttgctgttagcCGAGGAGCTGGAGGCGAGTCTCTCGCATCGAGCCTGATGCCTGAGGAAACTGTCTCTCCAGATGACCTTCTTCCCACACAGGCCGCACTCGTAGGGCCGCAGCCCCCCGTGAGTCTTAAGGTGCTTGGTCAAATGGTGCTTCATCTTGAAGGACTTTGTGCAAACGGGACAGCCGAACGGCCGCAGATTGAGGTGCTGCATCTTCACGTGTCGGTCACGCATACTCTTCAGGGTGTAGGCTTTGCCGCAGTGGCAGAAGTGGACTTTGCCGGTGTAGGGGGCGCCAGCGAGGGACACTGAGGATGACGAAGATGGTGTCGGGGGCGAAGAAGGTGGCGGGAATGCGGCAGAGGATGGAGACTGATGGCGACTTGAGGTGGGGGTCAACGAGCCACCCTGTCCCACACTGGTGGAGGGCCAGTTCACCTCCGAGCCCGCCATGGTGAAGTCAGGAGACACAGGCACCAAAGGCCTCTGGGAAACCTGTCCCGTGCCCTCTTCGATCTCATCATATGTGTCTCTGCTAAACGTCCCTTCTGTGAAACATTCAAAATCCacgtcctcctcctcatcatcttcGTCCTCGTCTTTGCTGCAGCTGCCGCCCTCTCCTTCCTGCGGCCGCTGCTCCTGTTGAGACCAGGGAGCCGCCTGCCACTGCAGCCGGCCTGAGACTGGACAGGAAGGACCCGGGACTTCTTCACCTGTTTGGCAAGCGTGACCACTGGGCAGCTCTGAGGAGGGATCTCTTCCAACCAAACTTCTCTGCGTTTTTTCCTTCATCTCGTCCACATTTGCCTTCCCTGCTGCTTGTCCTGCAGCTACATTCTCATTTGAAACTGGGTGGAAGTCTGCTggagaaatgtaaaacaaagtCAAATCAAAGTTACATTTGGTTTTAGTGCACAGCAAACAAGTCTCTGTACCTGCGCTGTTTTCCGTTAATAGCAGGCCTGCT from Plectropomus leopardus isolate mb chromosome 18, YSFRI_Pleo_2.0, whole genome shotgun sequence includes:
- the zbtb22a gene encoding zinc finger and BTB domain-containing protein 22 isoform X2; the encoded protein is MDPTCSASAAPTGLTVQVCFPGARAAVLDNLNHQREEGRLCDLSIQVQGQVFRAHRCVLAASSPYFHDQVLLKNVTTVSLPSVMDPVAFESVLSSAYTGQLSIVHDDIVNYVTVASFLQMWHIVDKCTEILKRPRPSAEVTPGEAAVAPPGTASRQQSPSSTDCLYLEREGRRKERKPDALPPLATWRRPQQFPRWGRPRPSSAQHLADSQLDTIPGYVECDYTNCEETWVSSQAKTSHFAHDGPGQNGRHHGGFPSGEASKQKVRFQQRGALPSADRLPDKSRESGDGDETQEKRKREKTEIEADEGVGEAAVEKKGGIAQMGQCDFHPVSNENVAAGQAAGKANVDEMKEKTQRSLVGRDPSSELPSGHACQTGEEVPGPSCPVSGRLQWQAAPWSQQEQRPQEGEGGSCSKDEDEDDEEEDVDFECFTEGTFSRDTYDEIEEGTGQVSQRPLVPVSPDFTMAGSEVNWPSTSVGQGGSLTPTSSRHQSPSSAAFPPPSSPPTPSSSSSVSLAGAPYTGKVHFCHCGKAYTLKSMRDRHVKMQHLNLRPFGCPVCTKSFKMKHHLTKHLKTHGGLRPYECGLCGKKVIWRDSFLRHQARCERLASSSSANSNNTSTAAADIDDSYSYGFEDGEAFLATGGQVKVEEVDFHGEMEDGMRGLLGSVSGIVDELRTQSQDLDTDHVFKEEASESFSGN
- the zbtb22a gene encoding zinc finger and BTB domain-containing protein 22 isoform X1; this encodes MDPTCSASAAPTGLTVQVCFPGARAAVLDNLNHQREEGRLCDLSIQVQGQVFRAHRCVLAASSPYFHDQVLLKNVTTVSLPSVMDPVAFESVLSSAYTGQLSIVHDDIVNYVTVASFLQMWHIVDKCTEILKRPRPSAEVTPGEAAVAPPGTASRQQSPSSTDCLYLEREGRRKERKPDALPPLATWRRPQQFPRWGRPRPSSAQHLADSQLDTIPGYVECDYTNCEETWVSSQAKTSHFAHDGPGQNGRHHGGFPSGEASKQKVRFQQRGALPSADRLPDKSRESGDGDETQEKRKREKTEIEADEGVGEAAVEKKGGIAQMGQCADFHPVSNENVAAGQAAGKANVDEMKEKTQRSLVGRDPSSELPSGHACQTGEEVPGPSCPVSGRLQWQAAPWSQQEQRPQEGEGGSCSKDEDEDDEEEDVDFECFTEGTFSRDTYDEIEEGTGQVSQRPLVPVSPDFTMAGSEVNWPSTSVGQGGSLTPTSSRHQSPSSAAFPPPSSPPTPSSSSSVSLAGAPYTGKVHFCHCGKAYTLKSMRDRHVKMQHLNLRPFGCPVCTKSFKMKHHLTKHLKTHGGLRPYECGLCGKKVIWRDSFLRHQARCERLASSSSANSNNTSTAAADIDDSYSYGFEDGEAFLATGGQVKVEEVDFHGEMEDGMRGLLGSVSGIVDELRTQSQDLDTDHVFKEEASESFSGN